The genomic interval ATGTATAGAAACTCCCGGCTCATAAACAATTATCCTTTCGAAAGGATTAAACAATACAGCAGTCTCCAAAGCTACCAGCCCCCCGAAACTATGGCCGAACAGCAATACGGCGCCAGTGGCCCGCTGTACTGCCAGCAAATCCTCACAATCATCTTCTATCTTATACAATTCACAATGCCCCTCCCTGTCCCGGCGCTGCATCAAATGAACTGTGAATTTGCCGGAAAGAAAGACCGCCAGTTCTGTATATTCTTCAATATCCGTCAGCGCACCATGTACAATAATAAGTCCTGGTCCCTGGCCGGTTGTTTCATAGGTGATGATCATACCATCCGCAGAGGAAGTGGTATTTTTTACAAAAGATGCCATATAATTTTTATGGTTGAAACAATTTTCAATCGTAAAAGTAAAGGATGCTCCTATTACATTTTTTTTTATTTCTGCCGAAAAATCTTTATAATTGAACAATTTTTCAATTATAGATTCTCATGCCTAAAGCTAAAGAGCAGTTTGAGGAAATGCGTCAGGAAGCCGTCCGGAAAATAAAAACAGCCGGACTGGAATTATTTGCAAGAAAGGGACTGGCAGGAACGAATATCAAAGAAATAGCGGAAAAAGCGCAGATCAGCCTGGGATTGATGTACCATTACTATTCGTCCAAAGACGAGTTATACCTGGCTTTGGCCAATGAGGCAATGGATATGTCCATTGCCTTATTAAGCGCCTTGAAAAAACAACGAACAGGCGCCAGGGAAAAAGTTGAAGGCTTCATCCATGGTTTTCTGACGGGTGTCCAGAAACATCCAGAGATATGCTACTTCATCATTATCGGCCAACAGTTTGAGACAAAAGACGATTCACAAAATGACGATCTAAATACGCGTAAGTTGAAATCGCTGGAACTGCTGGCCGCCATTATCAAAGCAGGGCAACGGGAGGGTATCTTTGTAAAGGGCGATCCTTTACAGCTTGCTGTCATGCTGGTAGCTGCTACACAAGGCCTGGCTGCATTTAAAATGACTTTTGGAAGCAGGTTTACAATGCCGCAGACAGAGATATTACTGAATATGCTGATAATATAAGATCGCTTACAATTTACCGGTTGGAGGTTTAGCTAAAAAAGCGTCCTTCCAGGATGACTACAACGGAACTTCAATTATTACCATCCGGGCGGCGGGCCTGACATTAAACGAGATGGCCGAAAAAGCAAGCGCTATGATGTGCGACAATTCAGCAATGACCATCGTCAGGAAGATCTTTTCCGGAAAATGAGCATCCCCATTCTAATTTGATAAACAGCATAGATTGCATAACTGACAGGCGCCGACCATAGAAAATCATAGACCAGGGAAAGGAAAAAATCCTTAATATTACTTATCCAATTTATCAACCTATCAAACACCTCAATGGCCAGATCGCCTAAACAATATTCCGGCACCGTGCAGCTGGTGCTGCTAGTCAGCCTTTATATCGGTTCCCTCTTACTGCTTGGACTCGCATCCTTTGCTGTATCTGCCCTTTTTACCGGTTCGGCCTTAACCGACCTTCAGCAGGCAGACCTCTCTGATCCAAAAATAATTCTTGCCTGGAAAGTAATAACATTCCTGGACCCTGTTTTTTTATACTTATTACCAGCGTTCCTCTTTGCCAGAATAGTAGCGCCCGGACAAACAGACTGGCTGGACCTAAATAAACCCGTCCGGTTAAAACCAGCCATATTCGTCATCATTATTCTCCTTTTAGCGAACCCGATGTCAGGCCTTTTATATGATTGGAATTACACATGGGGTATGGCACAATCATCCATACAAAGAACGGAGAGTATGATTGATGTTGGAAATGCAATAATGAAAATGCCCAATTTCGGCTATTTATTGCTTAACCTCTTATTGTTTGCATTGATACCCGCCATAGCGAGAGAATGTTTCTTCCGGGGCATACTGCAACAAGTGCTTGTGCGTATGATGCCCAAAGCTCCCTGGTTCGCCATTATTATCGCTTCTGTTATTTTCAGCGCGTGCTTCTTCCAATGGCAATGGTTCGCATCTATGATCCTCATTGGCATCATACTGGGCGTCATTTACTATCTGACAGAAAATCTCTGGCTGTCAATTCTTGCGGATTTCATATCCAGCTCAGAAAACTGGTTTCAATCCTACTTTTACCAGCGCCAATGGTCAAATGAAGACCCTTACCATCCATCAGCAACACCCTGGTATACAGCACTGATATGCCTGCTGCTTACTGTAGGCCTATTATGGTATTTCCGCAAAAGCATACCTAAACCGGTCGTAAAAATGGCTTTCCAGGAAGACATAGAATCAATAGGGAAATAGCCTGAAAAATCAGTTTCCTCCTTTATAATACAATAGCCCCATGCCCATGGCGGCTAAAGAGATAATGGATTTTTTTCAACAAAAATTTCGTATCTTCCTTACAGCAAGACTATAACCGTACCCTGTTTTCTGCCCCACCCCAGATACGGGAGTCCCTTTCGTTTAGTCATTATGCTGATTTGTTTGACGTTGAGCGTACCATATCCAGGAATCATTCATGAACAATGACATTAACAACCAATAACCCATATCATAAATTACCAATTATGTATACTTCTTCATCTGTATAATTATACCATACCAAACTTCGTATAGCCCATGGCATTCCGATACTGTCGACCACTATAATTCCGATCGCAGGGAGTTAATCTACATTTATGAAATAACAATATCTCACCTTTAAACCCTAATTACATGAGCAAAGTTCTACTTCTTGCAACAGCATTGTTGTTTAGTACAATGTCGTTTGCACAGAATTACTGGCAGCCACACGCAGCCGGCGCCAGGATCGTTACCGACAAAGCCATAGCCCGACTTGCATTTCCGGCTGAATTCAAATTATATGATCTGAATTTAGCGCCTCTAAGGAATGAAGTATTTAAAACGGTAAGCAATGCTTCCGCACATTCCACCATCATCTCTCTGCCTAACGCAGACGGACAAATTGAACAATTTGAAATTACAGAAGCTTCTAACTTCGAACCCGCATTACAGGCTAAATTCCCGGAAATAAGGGCATTTTCAGGAAGGGGTATTACAGACAAAACAGCTACATTAAAGCTGAGCATCTCTCCGCAGGGCATACAAACAATGGTCTTCCGTACAGGAAAGGAAAATGAGTTCATTGAACCTTATTCTGCCGACCATACTGTTTACACTGTCTTCAAAAAACAACCGAAAACCCTGCCATGGAAGTGTTCCACGCCTGAGCAAAAACTGGCAGCTAACATAGGCAATCAGCTGCCCAATCCTGCCGGCAGGTCAACCGGCGATGCCAAAACATTACGCCTGGCTCAATCAGTTACTGCTGAATACTCAAATTATTTCGGCGCCACCAGCTCCTCACAGGTGTCGTTGGTACTGGCGGCTGTCAATGCCACGCTTACCCGGTGCAATGGCGTTTATGAAAAAGACCTTGCGATCCACCTTAACCTGATCGCAGCTACTACCAATGTGTTCTATTACAATCCTTCCACAGATCCTTACTCCGCAGCCAGCACAGGTGCTGGTGGAGCATGGAACAGTGAGCTGCAAAACACATTGAACTCCGTGATCGGCGCTGCGAATTACGATATCGGCCACCTGTTCGGTGCATCCGGTGGCGGCGGCAACGCCGGTTGTATCGGTTGTATCTGTACCGACAATTCAAAAGGAAGTGGTTTTACTTCCCCTGCCGATAATATCCCACAGGGCGATAATTTCGATATCGACTATGTAGTACACGAAGTAGGACACCAGTTAGGCGCCAACCATACCTTCTCCATGAGCAATGAAGGCACAGGTGTGAACGTGGAACCCGGTTCAGGTATAACTATCATGGGATATGCCGGTATTACCAGCCAGGACCTTGCTCCCCATTCTATTGACATCTATCATGCTGCTTCTATTGCACAGATACAGTCAAACCTTTCCAGTAAAACCTGTCCGGTAACTACCAGTATATCTGCCAACAACGCAACACCCGTTGTAAATGCCGGCGCTAACTACACTATTCCCATCAGCACGCCGTTTGCACTTACCGGTTCAGCTACCGATGCTAATGCCGGCGATGTACTGACTTACTGCTGGGAACAAAATGACAACGCGTCCTCCTCTCAAACAGGCAGCAGCAGCGTGGCCAGCGCTACCAAAGCATCTGGCCCCAACTGGATCTCATTTGCCCCCAGCACTTCGCCAACAAGATACTTCCCCAAGCTGGCCACTATTCTGGCTGGTGGTTTAGTATCCGGTCCATTGTCAGGTGGCGATGCAGGAGCCAATACAGAAGCACTGAGCTCTGTTGCAAGAACTTTGCATTTTCGATTAACGGTAAGGGACAATGCTCCATATAGCTCCACGGCGCCAGTTACTATCGGGCAGACCAACTTTGCCGACATGACTGTAACCGTTACCAATTCATCAGGTCCATTCTCGGTAACGGCGCCAAATACCGCAGTGTCCTGGGCCGGCAATTCATCACAAACAATTACCTGGAATGTCGCCAGTACAACCGCATCTCCTGTTAGTTGCGCCAATGTAAAGATTTCCATCTCCACAGACGGAGGTAATACATTCAGCACATTAGTAGCCAGCACGCCTAATGATGGTAGTGAGGCGGTAACTATTCCTAATACGCCCACTACAACGGCAAGAATAAAAATAGAAGCTGTAGGAAATATTTTCTTTGATATTTCCAATACCAACTTTACTATCACATCAGGCTCTTCCTGCGCATCTCCGGCAGGATTGGCTGCATCCGCTGTTACCAATACATCGGCAACCATAGGCTGGACGGCTGTAAGCGGTGCTGCCTCATATGATGTGGATTATAAAGCCAGTTCGTCTTCTACATGGATCAATGCGGCAACAGCAACAACAGCTGTTTCTGCAGGCTTAACCGGCCTTACAGAAGGCACTACCTACGATTACCGCGTAAGAACTAATTGCTCCAGCGGTAGCAGTGCTTATTCAACAGCACAATTCACCACCACAGGAGGCACCTGTAACGCACCCGCCGGTTTGACCAGTTCAGCTGTAACAAGTACGGGAGCTACTGTTGCCTGGACGGCTGTAAGCGGTGCTGTAAGCTATGATGTAGATTACAAGCCTAATTCATCTTCCACATGGACCAATGCTGCAAGCGGCATTACATCCACATCTGTTAATTTAAGCGGATTAACATCAGCTACATTATATGACTGGAGAGTGAGAACAAATTGTTCCGGCGGCAACAGCACATATGCTACTGCACAGTTCACCACCTTAACAGTAAGTGGTTGTGCAAATACACTGGATAATTCAACCAATGGAACGACCAGCGGTGCTGCGACCATTCCATTCAATACGGATGTAACTGGCCTCATCAGCCCAAGCGGCGATATTGACAATTATAAATTTGTGATCAGTAGCCGCGGTACCATTACCATTACATTGGGTACCTTACCTGCCGATTACGACCTGAAACTGCTGAACAGCTCCGGCTCACAGCTCAATATTTCACAGGCAGGCGGCACCAGCAGCGAAAGCATCAGCAGAACCCTCAATCCGGGTACCTACTATGCACAGGTATATGGTTACAGCGGAGCTAACAGCGCTACGTCCTGCTATACATTGCGGGTACAATTAGGTACTGCCAGCCGTGAGTCTGACGTTAATACAGGCGATGTGGCGAAAGTGCTGGTATTCCCGAACCCTGTGAATAATGTGGTGAATGTTAACCTTACAGGTTTCAAAGGAAAATCAGAGGTAAGTATCTTTGATGTGAATGGCCGCGTGGTATTGCGTCGTGAAATGAATCCGGTTAACACGCAACTCGACGTCTCTGCATTGCCTGCAGGTGTTTATATGGTAAGGATTAAGAACGGAGCTAAAGACGTAAGCATGACGAAGATCATTAAACAATAAAAACAATACAGGACAGTATACAAGAAAGCCAGTGCCCAAATGGGCACTGGCTTTTTTTATTCAATAACTGTACGGATTTGGTTACAAGCTCTCCGGATTTGGCTACATCCGTCTTTACTGGCACTGGTATCTTTGACACATGAAAATAGTAGTTACAGGTTCCCTGGGGAACATCAGCAGGCCGCTTAGTACGGCGTTAGTAAAGAAAGGCCATTCCGTAACAGTGATCAGCAGCAATCCTGACAAGCGAAAAGAGATCGAGCAATCAGGTGCAAAGGCCTATATCGGCTCACTGACAGACGCGCAGTTTGTCGCAGAAGCCTTTACGGGTGCAGATGCCGTTTATTGTATGGTGCCCTTTGATTTTTCTGTGGCAGACCAGGACGCGCACATGCAACAGGTCACGGCAAATTATGTAACCGCCATTCAACATGCGGGTATCAGGAAAGTAGTGTTTCTAAGCGGATGGGCAGCGGAAGTGGCCGGGCATGATATGACGGAAGTATACAGACAATTGCCGGGCGTGAATGTATCAGAATTGCGTCCCGCCATATTTTATACCAACTTCTATCAGATGATGGATATGATGCGTGGTAAAGGCATGATGGGACTGGCGATGGGATTGCGCGCCTATGGCATCAGGGCGTTATTTGGAAGAAGAGGCCTGCTGCTGGGGAATTATGGCGACAATGACAGGATCGTGCTGGTGGCTCCCGAAGATATCGCGGCGGCGGCTCTGGAAGAGTTGGAGACGCCGGTTACAGGCATAAAGATAAGATATGTGGCAAGTGAGGAACTGACCTGCAACGAAGTAGCCGCAATATTGGGGGGCGCTATTGGTAAGCCCTGGATGAAATGGATCAGGATCTCAGATAAACAAATGTTGCAGGGTTATAAGATGGCGGGATTGCCGGAGCAACTGGCAGCCAGCCTGGTAAAAATGCAGGCAGCCGTTCATGACGGGAGCATACTCGCCCGGTATGAACGTCAAAGGCCGGTACTGGGCAAGGTGAAGCTAAAGGATTTTGCCAGGGAATTTGCAAAGAGGTATATTTAAGCATGCAACCGCACAGGGTAAAGACGATCACTGAATTTCTGCAGCTGAGGGCGCTGCCTAAAACCCTGCATCCTTTAATCAGCGTGATCGACATTGGCAGTCTTACAGAGATCCCTAAAGGTCCTAAATTGCTGATACCGGATTTCTACATGATCGCATTGAAGAAGGGCTTTTGCGGACAGATTAAAGTGAAGTACGGGCAGCAGGATTTTGATTTTGATGAAGGAGTGCTGTCGTTTATGGCGCCCGGTCAGCGGATAGGCTTTGAACTGGAAGGACCGATACCGGGCCATCCTTCCGGATGGATGTTGCTCGTACATCCGGATTTTTTGTGGAATACATCACTGGCGAAGAAGATCCGGCAATATGAGTTTTTCGACTACGCTGTGAATGAGGCGTTATTCCTGTCGGAGAAAGAGGAGATAACGATCAACCAGATCATTGCCAATATTGAACAGGAGTATCGCACGAATATCGACCAGTTCAGTCATAATATCATCATCGGACACCTGGAGTGCTTATTCAATTATTCAGAACGATTTTATCAACGGCAGTTTCTGACCAGGCGAATGACTAATCATCAGCTCCTAGGACAATTGGAGGATGTGCTGCAAACTTATTTTGACAAAGGATCAGGACTGCCAACCGTGACATATGTCGCAGAGGCACTGCATGTCTCACCAGACTATTTAAGCAGTATGCTGAAGACGCTGACCGGATTGAATACACAGCAGCATATCCATCAGAAATTGATCGGAAAGGCGAAGGAACAATTGTCGACCACCACCCTATCCGTCAGTGAAATTGCGTATCAGCTCGGGTTTGAGCATCCACAGTCATTCAGCAAGTTATTCAAGATAAAAACGAATCTATCACCGGTGGAATTCAGAAGATCATTTCAGGAAGGCAGCTAAATATGACTTTGGCCAGTTCCAGGTTTGCGCCGCGAATACCTTAAGGGCATTTTCTACACAGCATACAGGTCCGGCAGCAAGGCCTTCCCGCAACGCCAGCCCCACTTCTGTCTCATTCCTGTATCGCTCCGCACAGTCGAAATGCCGGAATCCTGCTTGCAATGCATCTTTGGTAGCGCTTATTGTCGTAGCGGCATCGGGGATCAGGGTACCAAACCCTAATGCCGGCATTTGAATGTTGTTATTTGTCTTCATGTTCCTATATTTTTTTACTCATCCGACTAACCAAACAAGTTCATCTATACAGAATACTCTTTTAAAATTCCTCCTTGTCTATCTTTCGGAGCAGGATATGAAGTACGGTAGAAATTTCCGCTACCTGCGGTGATCTACATCACATTTTTTATCTTATGCTATTTTTTAAAGAGATATTGCCGGGCCCTCCGCCTATCTAAAAGATCAAAACGGGGAACAATGCGATTTGCTTCACAATCGCCTGATTGCTATAGTGCTTATTGCACATGAGAATTAACTGGAGTATAAACAGGTGAATAGGTATTATAACTACTGCTGCTTACGCTGATGCTACCGGAAACAGAAAAGGTCCGCTCACTGTTAGTATACATCAAACCTATTCTGGCGGTGGGGTAAACACCAAAATTATTCGATCTCATAAAACTGTAATTCTTGCCAGGACCTGACTGGTAAAATATACCACCATTGTTCTGTAAAACATAAGGCGTTGCGGAAAGACTACCAAAAGCATATACATTGTTACTTACCTGCCGGGTAAGCTGCAGTGCCAAAGGAGCAGACAAATAGCTGCTGCTTCCTCCCTTATACGCGATAAACCCTGTGGAAATACCGGCTGATTTTGTAACAAACCATTTCTTCCGGAGGTAATTGGTATCCATCCGCTGACTGGTATTTCTAAAGACGGGGAATGTGTTATCCTGAACCCCGGAAAATAAAGGGAGCTGAGCCTTTACAGCTAGAGCCGACATTAAAATTGCGGTTAAAAGGATGGCACGTATCATACCATGAAGATAACTATCCTTTTTGTTAATATTGCTAATAAAATCCTAATATTTCATACCTGGATAAACTCAGGGGCGCTAAACGGCCGCACGATCGCCGGGCCTCAGACAATGCCGCTGATTCCCTGTATGGAGACGAATTAAACTATCAGGAAATTTAAAATAAAAGATATGAGCAATACCAGCACACACGATGAGCGTATCGCAAAAATGACCTTCGCCTCAGTCTACCCTATGTATCTGGCAAAAGTGGAAAAGAAAGGCAGAACAAGGGAAGAATTGGACCGGGTGATCACATGGCTGACAGGCTTCGATAATAAAAAGCTGCAGGAACTGATCGAAGCAAAAGCTACTTTTGAAACCTTCTTCCAGGAGGCGTCATTGCACCCTAATGCAAGTCTCATTACCGGCGTAATTTGCGGGTATCGCGTGGAAGACATTGAGAATCCGCTAACCCGGCAGGTCCGGTATCTGGACAAGCTGGTTGATGAGCTGGCAAAAGGTAAAAAAATGGAAAAGATATTACGGGCCTGACTTGCACGTAATTCAGATCAATAAATAAACCCAGCATGAGCTTCTCCCTCGTCGACATCCTAAATTATGGGCAAACGGCTTTCAATACCAAATGCCCATTACTCCTATCTACTTCCTCCAGGCATCGCCTGTGGCGCCGTCGTAGGTCCCTCTACTGTAAGCATACCATCCTTTGAGATCTTCATCCGGTCAATAAAGACAACACGCTTATCGCCGGAAGCCGATGTGCGGGCATGATACACGCATAACATCTCTTTCCCGTCGGGAGAATAGGTAATACTATTATGCCCTGTACCTGTTACCACTCCGCCTTTGTCGACGTTCTTCTGCAGAACAGGATTGTTGGCTGCTTTGGTAAATGGTCCCAGCGGACTTTTGGAAGTAGCATATCCCACCGCATAATTCTTTCCACCGAAATAATTGGCAGAATACATCATGTAGTAGGTATCGCCTTTTTTGAAGGCTACGGAACCTTCTGTCCACCGGCGGTTGACTTCTTTTGAAGTAACCGAGCGGCTTTCCCATTCAGCCTGTTTATCGTCCATTTTAACCGGAGGGCGTAATAAAAGCACCGGTTCACCGATCACTCCACTAAAATCCGGCTTAAGCTCAACGCCGTATACCCAGCTTTCCTCAATGGAATTATACAGCCCATTTTGTTTAGCCCAGGTAGCTACCTCACTCTCCACCGGATGCTTATAGCAACAACGGGAGTAGTACAGGTACATTTTGCCATTTTTATCAAAAAGCACGTTCGCATCAATGACAGGATAACCGGGGTCGAAAACAGGGCGTTTATGTATATCAATGAATGGCCCGATAGGCTTATCTGCCACAGCTACACCAATACGAAAATTCTCTTCTTCATGATGCGGGTTATCCTTCCATTGTGCGCTGTAAAACATATAAAACTTCCCTTTATACTCATACACCTCCGGCGCCCAGTAAGCGCCATCCCAGGCTGCTGTGGAGTCACTCCAGCCATTCCTGTTGGCAGCATAGTATACTTGCCCCTCTTCTTTCCAGTGAACCAGGTCGGCAGAGGAATAAGCTGCAAAGCCATTTCTTGCACCACCTGTTCCATACATATAGTACTTCCCTCCCTTGACATGTAGTACGTATGGATCGCCAAATTCAACAGATACCGGATTCTGGTAAGTCTCTGCCACGGCGGGCTTATGGGTCTGTGCAAATGATGCTGTGCTATTGAGGGCCAAAGTCAGCAAGGAAAATCCGGTCAGGATACGTGGTAATCGTTTCATTATTTACGGGTTTATCGGGGACCAAGCGGTCCTATGGCCGATAAAAATAGAATAATTTTTGATATTGGTTATACTTCAAGCCGTTTATGCTGCCTTTAGGACTGCACCCATTGACTTCTCCATGCCGGCGCATCAAAGGGATCTGCGAAATACTGCGTCTCATGTACTACCCTGCCACATAAACGATCGCATAACTCTCGGCCCTGTACGGCTCTTCGTGATATGGCTCACCAGCGCTTACGAAAAGGTATTCACCGCCATTATCGGGCACGGAGAAGAGCTGGCTATGCCTTGCGAGTGAAAAGGTCTTCATCCTCCCATCGTCCCCACCATTTGAACAATCATTATCAGGACAAAGCTAAAACAAGTTTTCTGAAAAACAGATACGCCTGGTTGCATACCGGCAAATGGCATAAAGTGGATTTGACAATACGCAACGCGGTATGTTATTTCATACGCTTTAAGGAGAATATCCTCCCGATATTTTGGTTACATTTATCATAGTACCGCAAATGATTAAGCACGGAAACTATTCTTGAGTCAGTCCTGATGAAACCCTTTTTAAAATTCAAATCTTAACCCTCAAAGTATGAAAAATCTATCAAGTGTATTTCCCCGCCAGCTGCTGTCTGTAGCCCTTTTGACACTATTAATATTCAGCTGTAAATCGGAGGAAGATAACCTAATAAAAAAGACACCGGCTGTAAGCGCGGCCGCAGCGCCACAGGTATCATTACGCTCGGTAATTAGTTCCGGTTTAAATGCGCCTATGCAGTTCGTGAACGCCGGAGACGGTAGTAAACGCATTTTTATACCGCAGAAAGCCGGGACTATAAGAGTGTATGATTCCACATTTAATTTCATTGGTGTATTTGGCACCGTATCAAACCTCAGCACCAATGGTGAGAGGGGGCTGCTTAGCATGGCCTTCCACCCCAACTATGCGAACAATGGATTTGTCTATGTTTATTATACCAATACCGCTGGCAATCTTGAGCTTGCCAGGTATCATGTCAACAGCGGCAGTCCTAATACAATAGATGCTGCATCAAAAGTCATCGTGTTAACCATTCCGCATCCTACCAATTCAAACCATAATGGTGGCGAACTTCATTTTGGTACAGATGGATATCTGTATCTGTCTACCGGCGATGGCGGTGGTGCCGGTGATGTTCCGAACAACGCACAGAACACTTCAGTGCTGCTGGGTAAGATATTGCGCCTGGCAGTTAACACTTCTGCTACTGCGCCATATTACACAATTCCTCCGGGCAATCCATTCTCCAACGCGGTATATGCTTATGGCTTACGTAACCCTTACCGCTGGAGCTTTGACAGAGCCACTCAGGATATGTGGATAGGTGATGTAGGACAGGATTCCTGGGAAGAAATTAACTTCCGCGCTGCATCTGCCACAGCTGGCGCCAATTATGGATGGCGTTGTTATGAAGGCAATGCCGCATATAACACCGCCGGATGTAATGGAACAACCTATATCTTCCCCGTGCATGCTTATGCAACACAGAACCCTTCAGCAAGTATAACAGGCGGCGTAGTGTACAGAGGAACGGCCTATCCTTCTTTACAGGGCTGTTACCTGGGTGCCGATTTCTATTCCGGTATTTTTTATAAGATTGTACCTGGCGGTTCCGGCGGATGGACAGTTACTACTCAAACACTTTCTCCAACAGGGATTGTTGACTTCGGGGAAACTGAAAGCGGAGAAGTGTATGTTGTATCGCACACAGGGAACAGTGTATACCGTGTTACGGCGAACTAATTATTGCGTTTAGTACATCAGGACTGAATTCAGAGAGGGCCGGCCATATGGTCGGCTCTTTTTGCTCAATAAGCATCCCTTCCCCTATCGCTCCAGTAACGTAACAGTTCCACATGCTGTAGCAGTATTACCAACCTTTGCGAACAGAGCAGCCCCTCCACCCGCCAAATTGCAATAACATCCCGCAGTACCATTTTACCCGAAAAAGGGATATATTGGGTGCACAAACCTTCCGCCGGGACCATGAACAGGAGGACATCCTACAAATTGAAGCAATTGGGAATCATTACAGCCATATGGCTGGTAGTAGGCTTTTTTATTCCGCTATACGACCGCCTGGCTTTGTTCACCACCAATGCAATAGCTCCTTCGCCCAAATACACCATTGCAGAAGCGGTAATTATTAACAT from Chitinophaga filiformis carries:
- a CDS encoding PQQ-dependent sugar dehydrogenase — its product is MKNLSSVFPRQLLSVALLTLLIFSCKSEEDNLIKKTPAVSAAAAPQVSLRSVISSGLNAPMQFVNAGDGSKRIFIPQKAGTIRVYDSTFNFIGVFGTVSNLSTNGERGLLSMAFHPNYANNGFVYVYYTNTAGNLELARYHVNSGSPNTIDAASKVIVLTIPHPTNSNHNGGELHFGTDGYLYLSTGDGGGAGDVPNNAQNTSVLLGKILRLAVNTSATAPYYTIPPGNPFSNAVYAYGLRNPYRWSFDRATQDMWIGDVGQDSWEEINFRAASATAGANYGWRCYEGNAAYNTAGCNGTTYIFPVHAYATQNPSASITGGVVYRGTAYPSLQGCYLGADFYSGIFYKIVPGGSGGWTVTTQTLSPTGIVDFGETESGEVYVVSHTGNSVYRVTAN
- a CDS encoding glycoside hydrolase family 43 protein gives rise to the protein MKRLPRILTGFSLLTLALNSTASFAQTHKPAVAETYQNPVSVEFGDPYVLHVKGGKYYMYGTGGARNGFAAYSSADLVHWKEEGQVYYAANRNGWSDSTAAWDGAYWAPEVYEYKGKFYMFYSAQWKDNPHHEEENFRIGVAVADKPIGPFIDIHKRPVFDPGYPVIDANVLFDKNGKMYLYYSRCCYKHPVESEVATWAKQNGLYNSIEESWVYGVELKPDFSGVIGEPVLLLRPPVKMDDKQAEWESRSVTSKEVNRRWTEGSVAFKKGDTYYMMYSANYFGGKNYAVGYATSKSPLGPFTKAANNPVLQKNVDKGGVVTGTGHNSITYSPDGKEMLCVYHARTSASGDKRVVFIDRMKISKDGMLTVEGPTTAPQAMPGGSR